A genomic stretch from Vibrio cortegadensis includes:
- a CDS encoding AraC family transcriptional regulator has translation MPIIDIIKLSNLEQRKTERYPAPRNGIFIVRQGTMHFSYPNGKKGKLEAGEFVLYSSGEFYSANKEINGDNFVAESINFDISLFQEFRQHYDDINFISNSNKLYKFDQSDTKIFKLLTFLIDTHNSASFNRFAQSHIAFALLAMMLEKYPSLFSTVVTASELTVTQKVINYIDNNIENDISLDSLALHIGMSTATLKRRLAAEELSFSNLLKIKRINHASNQLRNCSKSITQIAYDSGFKSAAHFSTVFKSLQECTPKEFRAKSTVEA, from the coding sequence ATGCCCATCATCGATATCATAAAGTTATCAAATTTAGAACAAAGGAAAACGGAGCGTTACCCAGCGCCCAGAAATGGCATTTTTATCGTCAGACAAGGAACAATGCATTTTAGCTACCCAAACGGGAAGAAGGGGAAACTTGAGGCTGGGGAATTTGTGCTATACAGCTCGGGGGAGTTTTATAGTGCGAATAAAGAGATAAATGGAGACAACTTCGTCGCAGAATCAATCAATTTTGATATCAGTCTATTTCAAGAATTTAGGCAACATTATGATGATATCAACTTTATCTCTAACTCTAATAAACTGTACAAGTTCGATCAATCCGACACCAAAATTTTTAAACTACTCACTTTTTTGATCGATACTCACAACAGTGCTTCATTTAATCGCTTTGCTCAATCACATATCGCGTTTGCACTTCTCGCGATGATGTTAGAAAAGTATCCATCACTATTTAGTACTGTGGTCACGGCTTCAGAGCTTACTGTCACCCAGAAGGTCATCAACTACATAGACAACAATATAGAGAATGATATCTCACTTGACTCTCTCGCTTTGCATATTGGAATGTCAACGGCCACATTAAAACGCAGGCTCGCAGCCGAAGAGCTTTCGTTTTCAAATCTACTCAAAATAAAGAGAATTAATCACGCCTCTAATCAGCTAAGAAACTGTTCAAAATCAATCACTCAAATTGCGTATGATTCTGGTTTTAAAAGTGCAGCCCACTTTAGTACTGTATTCAAGAGTTTACAAGAATGCACACCAAAAGAGTTTAGGGCAAAATCAACCGTAGAAGCCTAA
- the rnb gene encoding exoribonuclease II, with protein MFQDNPLLAQLKQQIQETLPKKEGTIKATEKGFGFLEVDSKTSFFIPPPYMKKCTHGDKVVAIIRTEKEREVAEPEELIEQGLTRFIARVKLFKGRLNLIPDHPQLKKLQLKAKAKKGLNPELLKEGDWVVAHLIHHPLKGNDNFLAEISEKITDADDKIAPWWVTLAQNDLPNSEPEGIDNWQVNDDADLERVDLTDLPLVTIDGASTKDMDDALYAKKTESGDFELTIAIADPTAYISPEDEMDKVARERGFTIYLPGRNIPMLPRDLADDLCSLIENEVRPALCCTVTVSKDGVIGDDIKFFAANIKSHARLVYDHVSNWLENGKSEEWQPEEQIATVVKDLYDFSLARADWRKNNAVVFPDRPDYRFELSEDNDVIAIHADMRRSANRLVEESMITANICAGTILKNTFGNGVFNTHAGFKPEKLKDVLELVNPQSEDAYTEESITTLEGFASLRRWLGTLDTNYYDNRIRKYQAYSEIGNQPLPHYAMGLDIYATWTSPIRKYGDMINHRMLKAHILGKDPIQTADESVGEELALHRRHHNMAERNVGDWLYARTLCAEPAKETRFKAEIFDINRAGMRIRLIENGAAAFIPGSLIIDNKERISCNSDDGTICIDKEVVYRTGDELEVVLTEVNLENRNLVAKPTQVFAEQPSETDETKT; from the coding sequence ATGTTTCAAGATAATCCTCTATTAGCTCAGCTAAAGCAGCAAATCCAAGAGACCCTTCCTAAAAAAGAGGGGACAATTAAAGCAACAGAAAAAGGTTTCGGCTTTTTAGAAGTCGACAGCAAAACAAGCTTTTTTATTCCGCCGCCATATATGAAAAAGTGTACTCATGGCGACAAAGTTGTTGCGATCATTCGTACCGAGAAAGAGCGTGAAGTTGCAGAGCCTGAAGAACTAATAGAGCAAGGGCTGACACGTTTCATTGCTCGCGTGAAACTATTCAAAGGGCGTTTAAACTTAATTCCAGATCACCCTCAGCTGAAAAAGCTTCAATTAAAAGCAAAAGCAAAGAAAGGGCTGAATCCTGAACTATTGAAAGAAGGCGACTGGGTCGTTGCTCACCTTATTCATCACCCTTTAAAGGGAAACGATAACTTCCTAGCTGAAATTTCAGAAAAAATCACAGATGCGGATGATAAAATCGCACCATGGTGGGTCACTCTTGCACAGAATGATCTTCCAAATAGCGAGCCTGAAGGTATCGACAACTGGCAAGTCAATGATGATGCCGATCTAGAACGCGTTGACCTCACCGATTTGCCTTTAGTGACCATCGATGGTGCTTCTACTAAAGATATGGATGATGCGCTATACGCAAAGAAAACAGAATCTGGCGATTTTGAACTGACTATTGCGATCGCCGATCCAACCGCCTATATATCACCAGAAGATGAGATGGATAAAGTTGCCCGTGAACGCGGCTTCACTATCTACTTACCTGGTCGTAATATCCCGATGTTACCGCGCGATCTTGCTGATGACTTATGTTCACTGATCGAGAACGAAGTTCGCCCTGCCCTCTGTTGTACCGTCACAGTAAGCAAAGATGGCGTTATCGGTGACGATATCAAATTCTTCGCTGCGAACATCAAATCTCATGCTCGTCTTGTATATGATCATGTATCGAACTGGCTTGAAAACGGGAAATCAGAGGAATGGCAACCTGAAGAGCAAATCGCTACCGTTGTTAAAGATCTTTATGATTTCTCACTTGCACGTGCAGATTGGCGTAAGAACAATGCTGTCGTATTCCCAGATCGCCCGGATTACCGCTTTGAATTGAGTGAAGACAACGATGTGATTGCGATTCATGCCGATATGCGCCGCTCTGCAAATCGATTAGTTGAAGAGTCGATGATCACCGCTAATATTTGTGCGGGGACTATCCTTAAGAACACTTTTGGCAATGGCGTATTTAACACTCATGCTGGTTTCAAGCCGGAAAAGCTAAAGGATGTATTAGAGCTAGTCAATCCTCAATCTGAAGACGCATACACAGAAGAATCAATAACAACATTAGAAGGATTTGCAAGCTTACGTCGTTGGTTAGGCACGTTAGACACCAACTATTACGATAACCGTATCCGTAAGTACCAAGCATACAGTGAAATTGGCAATCAACCTCTTCCTCACTATGCCATGGGCCTAGACATTTACGCGACGTGGACATCACCAATACGTAAATATGGTGACATGATCAACCATCGAATGTTGAAAGCGCACATTCTAGGTAAAGACCCAATACAGACGGCAGATGAGTCGGTGGGTGAAGAGCTAGCGTTGCACCGTCGCCACCATAATATGGCAGAGCGAAATGTCGGTGATTGGCTATATGCACGTACTTTATGTGCTGAGCCAGCTAAGGAAACGCGTTTCAAAGCAGAGATTTTTGACATTAACCGAGCAGGCATGAGAATCCGCCTAATCGAAAATGGAGCCGCAGCTTTCATACCTGGCTCTCTTATTATTGATAATAAAGAAAGAATTAGCTGTAATAGTGACGACGGTACTATTTGTATTGATAAAGAAGTGGTATATAGAACAGGTGACGAATTAGAAGTTGTTTTAACAGAAGTCAACCTAGAGAATAGAAACCTGGTCGCAAAACCAACTCAAGTTTTTGCAGAGCAGCCCTCAGAGACTGATGAAACTAAAACATAA
- a CDS encoding DUF3024 domain-containing protein translates to MAVIEMDMHRLERSATQLCHERNSNHPVELGKSLFETCDNGVQFSKAHYLLDSSHCEYISPVAKIEFDNQTRRWSIFVPQHSGERLIWIPYPYLPSSTDLVAVLKEIERDPKAYIW, encoded by the coding sequence ATGGCAGTTATTGAGATGGATATGCATCGCCTCGAACGAAGTGCGACACAACTCTGTCATGAGCGTAATAGTAATCATCCTGTGGAGTTAGGAAAGTCTCTATTTGAAACATGTGATAATGGAGTACAGTTCTCTAAAGCTCATTATTTACTCGACTCTAGCCATTGTGAATATATAAGCCCTGTTGCCAAAATTGAATTTGATAACCAAACCCGAAGGTGGTCTATTTTCGTTCCACAGCATAGTGGAGAGAGACTGATATGGATCCCTTATCCCTATTTGCCTTCAAGTACTGACTTGGTGGCAGTGTTGAAAGAGATAGAAAGGGATCCTAAAGCTTACATTTGGTAA